One Actinospica robiniae DSM 44927 genomic region harbors:
- a CDS encoding FAD-dependent oxidoreductase, which produces MPITDGNANPADVSGARRRWGKAVVIGGGFAGLVTARVLTDFFVEVVILEQDELDENAGVHPDVPQGKHAHGMLARGGQILERLFPGLRAELEAAGAPVFDYGEYVHFLLPEGYAPRVHTGVPLQTFTRDELERVIRRRVRALPQITLVDGVRCLGLAAKADGHVTGVLHSLDDVVDAEFVVDASGRSSVLTEWLARLHVEVPPKRVVKARVSYTSVGFERSDRDEVDFTLAYQMTIAPDVARGGVVLAVENDRWLCSLVGYEENVPPVDDEGYLQFARGLDNTHLFKLLEHRRGQDGVRRYTHLNNEWRQFHRVRAWPERLVAVGDAVCVLNPVFGQGMTMSAVHAELLHEMLAARAEAGGGLDGLGRSFQARLVRAIRPAWTLSSGSDLMWDSRHRPPASARVAHWYNRRLLAAAVREPEIWIRFVRVVNMIAPPATLFAPGVLAKVFARTG; this is translated from the coding sequence ATGCCCATTACGGACGGAAACGCGAACCCGGCCGACGTCTCCGGCGCGCGGCGGCGCTGGGGGAAGGCCGTGGTGATCGGCGGCGGATTCGCCGGCCTCGTCACGGCGAGGGTGCTCACCGACTTCTTCGTCGAAGTAGTGATCCTCGAACAGGATGAGCTGGACGAGAACGCAGGCGTCCATCCGGATGTGCCGCAAGGAAAACACGCGCACGGCATGCTCGCGCGTGGCGGCCAGATCCTGGAGCGCCTGTTTCCCGGACTGCGCGCCGAACTCGAGGCCGCCGGAGCTCCCGTGTTCGACTACGGCGAATACGTCCACTTCCTTCTTCCCGAGGGCTACGCGCCGCGCGTGCACACGGGAGTGCCGCTGCAGACGTTCACCCGCGACGAGCTCGAACGCGTCATCCGCCGCAGGGTGCGAGCCCTGCCGCAGATCACGCTGGTCGACGGGGTGCGCTGTCTCGGACTGGCCGCCAAGGCGGACGGCCACGTCACCGGCGTGCTGCACAGCCTGGACGACGTCGTCGACGCAGAGTTCGTCGTCGACGCCTCCGGCCGATCGAGCGTGCTGACCGAATGGCTGGCCAGACTGCACGTCGAGGTGCCGCCGAAGCGCGTGGTCAAGGCGCGGGTCAGCTACACCTCGGTCGGCTTCGAGCGCTCGGACCGTGACGAGGTGGACTTCACCCTCGCCTACCAGATGACGATCGCGCCGGACGTCGCGCGCGGGGGCGTCGTGCTCGCTGTGGAGAACGACCGCTGGCTGTGCTCGCTGGTCGGCTACGAGGAGAACGTCCCACCCGTAGACGACGAGGGATACCTCCAGTTCGCCCGCGGCCTGGACAATACGCATCTCTTCAAGCTGCTCGAACACCGCCGCGGCCAGGACGGCGTGCGCCGGTACACCCACCTGAACAACGAGTGGCGCCAGTTCCACCGCGTCCGGGCCTGGCCGGAGCGGCTGGTCGCCGTCGGCGACGCCGTCTGCGTGCTCAATCCGGTGTTCGGACAGGGCATGACGATGAGCGCCGTGCACGCCGAACTGCTGCACGAGATGCTCGCCGCGCGGGCGGAGGCCGGGGGCGGTCTCGACGGTCTCGGCCGGTCCTTCCAAGCCCGGCTGGTCCGCGCCATCCGTCCCGCCTGGACGCTCTCGAGCGGCTCGGACCTGATGTGGGACTCGCGGCACCGGCCGCCCGCCTCCGCGAGGGTCGCGCACTGGTACAACCGCCGCCTGCTCGCCGCCGCGGTGCGGGAGCCGGAGATCTGGATCCGCTTCGTCCGCGTGGTCAACATGATCGCGCCCCCGGCGACGCTCTTCGCCCCCGGAGTGCTGGCCAAGGTCTTCGCCCGGACCGGGTAG
- a CDS encoding KAP family P-loop NTPase fold protein, giving the protein MDRPRPSSQLRLLSDRPVTTRATGDLLDRSLEAERLAALLHDSRESAPYVFAVYADWGMGKTSLLRLTGERLSETGDIEVVWFNAWLATDGRALEMIVKSVLDRLDPNSLRRLARKLSADSKKTSWARVLLRGLAGSVHMHHLVDGIWDHLAVDARTRADAESLFRSAVSDYAGADGSGTRERTIVVFIDDLDRCSADTIRELSAALKQYLAVPGLVFVLGCDRSVVEGAMRFGPTQQSADEASGRRYLEKIIQASYAVPAPTDSQLDKLIAGYADAAGAASLFGGTMVEAVKLHTGRNPRRIKQLMNRLVAEYRLDPDWQSLGAEALFSAAMLQELYPEFHRMLAMSEDLDPLEEFTGYLAVMTAVKAAAAGFADATTALREEAAECLERNGIHPSEMTPDNLAALESVVPESIPRLAHDKVFTGLVKALVGSAAEREVRAKLRRRKLAEITKPQTAEPLESEYGRPETQDFRGLTVLWLGRPGNPDVVERMARGGASVFGVPDLDRARNEMMRRRVSVLITGLAREDSGAGGFDDIEALRSSGFRGQEIIYAEYVSQTWRARADEIGVPITSDPEELLDLVARARSVRPVAAPTEPPAPTPRDLVGMRVLWFAPFDNVPLRDHLVGRGAEVFSAANLEAATQLVLSQRVNAIIADPFPKWEVLSLLPSLRSADPASGKPLPALILAHRVTPERHAQATASGVAITEDTDAATRWLADQRAEQVQELPSVSLSSDERDRAVADLRALARDAQRRYDQDDLDYAEARWDAVQTLAFTIGDSDQALRARLMKARIALRKRRYPLAIRRLNAALDEQASKLLDAELMTQLYTDLAAAYEAIGEERQAADARAMVPRGPDV; this is encoded by the coding sequence GTGGACCGTCCCAGGCCGTCGTCCCAGCTCAGGCTGCTCAGCGACCGTCCCGTGACCACGCGGGCGACGGGCGACCTGCTCGACCGCTCGCTCGAGGCCGAGCGCCTGGCCGCGCTGCTGCACGACTCCCGCGAATCCGCGCCGTACGTCTTCGCCGTGTACGCGGACTGGGGGATGGGCAAAACCAGCCTGCTGCGGCTGACCGGGGAGCGGCTGTCCGAAACCGGGGACATCGAAGTGGTCTGGTTCAACGCCTGGCTCGCCACCGACGGCCGCGCGCTGGAGATGATCGTCAAGTCGGTGCTCGACCGGCTCGATCCGAACTCGCTGCGCCGGCTCGCGCGCAAGCTGTCCGCGGACTCGAAGAAGACCTCGTGGGCCAGGGTCCTGCTACGCGGGCTGGCCGGCAGCGTCCACATGCACCACCTCGTCGACGGCATCTGGGACCACCTCGCCGTCGACGCCCGGACCCGCGCCGACGCGGAATCCCTGTTCCGCTCGGCCGTCTCCGACTACGCCGGCGCGGACGGCTCCGGCACCCGGGAACGCACCATCGTCGTGTTCATCGACGACCTCGACCGCTGCTCGGCCGACACGATCCGCGAGCTCTCCGCCGCGCTCAAGCAGTACCTCGCCGTGCCCGGGTTGGTCTTCGTCCTGGGCTGCGACAGGTCCGTCGTCGAGGGCGCGATGAGGTTCGGCCCGACACAGCAATCGGCCGACGAGGCGAGCGGGCGCCGCTACCTGGAGAAGATCATCCAGGCCTCCTACGCCGTTCCCGCGCCCACCGACTCCCAGCTGGACAAGCTCATCGCCGGCTACGCCGATGCCGCCGGCGCAGCGAGTCTGTTCGGCGGCACGATGGTGGAGGCGGTCAAACTCCACACCGGCCGCAACCCCCGACGTATCAAGCAGCTGATGAACCGCCTGGTGGCCGAGTACCGGCTGGACCCCGACTGGCAGTCCCTCGGCGCCGAAGCCCTGTTCAGCGCGGCGATGCTGCAGGAGCTCTACCCGGAATTCCACCGCATGCTCGCCATGTCGGAGGACTTGGACCCGCTGGAGGAGTTCACCGGCTACCTCGCGGTGATGACGGCGGTCAAGGCGGCCGCAGCCGGCTTCGCGGACGCGACCACCGCGCTGCGCGAAGAGGCGGCGGAATGCCTGGAGCGCAACGGGATCCACCCCTCGGAGATGACTCCGGACAACCTGGCCGCGCTGGAGAGCGTCGTGCCGGAGAGCATCCCGCGGCTCGCGCACGACAAGGTCTTCACCGGATTGGTGAAGGCGCTCGTCGGCTCGGCCGCGGAGCGGGAAGTGCGGGCGAAGCTGCGGCGGCGGAAGCTGGCGGAGATCACGAAACCGCAGACGGCGGAGCCGCTGGAGAGCGAGTACGGGCGACCCGAGACACAGGATTTTCGAGGGTTGACGGTCTTGTGGCTCGGTCGGCCGGGCAACCCCGATGTGGTCGAACGCATGGCCCGCGGTGGTGCATCGGTGTTCGGCGTACCCGACCTGGACCGGGCACGGAACGAGATGATGCGCCGGCGAGTAAGTGTTCTTATCACCGGCCTCGCGCGAGAAGACTCGGGTGCGGGTGGCTTCGACGATATCGAGGCCCTGAGGAGCAGCGGATTTCGTGGCCAGGAGATCATCTACGCCGAATACGTCAGTCAGACCTGGCGTGCGCGGGCGGACGAGATCGGCGTGCCGATCACGAGTGACCCCGAGGAACTGCTCGACCTCGTCGCGCGGGCGCGGTCGGTCCGACCTGTCGCGGCCCCGACGGAGCCTCCTGCGCCTACGCCCCGGGACCTCGTCGGCATGCGCGTGCTCTGGTTCGCCCCGTTCGACAACGTGCCACTGCGCGATCACCTCGTCGGCCGCGGCGCCGAAGTCTTCAGCGCCGCGAATCTCGAGGCGGCGACTCAACTCGTCCTTTCTCAACGCGTTAACGCTATCATCGCGGACCCTTTCCCGAAGTGGGAGGTTCTCAGCCTCCTGCCGAGTCTCCGTTCGGCGGATCCGGCTTCCGGCAAACCGCTTCCGGCGCTCATCCTCGCCCATCGCGTCACCCCGGAGCGGCACGCGCAAGCTACCGCGTCGGGCGTCGCGATCACCGAGGACACCGATGCCGCGACGCGGTGGCTGGCCGACCAGCGCGCCGAGCAGGTTCAGGAACTCCCCTCGGTCTCGCTCTCTTCGGACGAGCGCGACCGCGCGGTCGCCGATCTGCGCGCACTGGCGCGCGATGCGCAGCGGCGCTACGACCAGGACGATCTCGACTACGCCGAGGCGCGCTGGGACGCGGTGCAGACTCTCGCGTTCACGATCGGCGACAGCGACCAGGCGTTGCGGGCGCGGCTGATGAAGGCGCGCATCGCCCTGCGCAAGCGGCGCTACCCGTTGGCCATCCGACGTCTGAACGCGGCGCTGGACGAGCAGGCCTCGAAGCTCCTCGATGCCGAACTCATGACGCAGCTCTACACCGACCTCGCCGCCGCGTACGAGGCGATCGGCGAGGAGCGGCAGGCGGCTGACGCGCGGGCGATGGTCCCGCGCGGCCCGGATGTCTGA
- a CDS encoding carbohydrate-binding protein produces the protein MLTRTRPRHPVLGAGLGVALIAALAVAGGTGTAAAATLTTAWQNGAFSMNIGGVVSRSDVVLGAANTAASQSMPLGNGSLGVAAWAANGFTAQLNRSDTMPNRLSPGQLNIPGLSAMTSASNFTGHLDVYNGVLDESGGGMTLQAWVPAGKDELVVEVTGAAANAAESATLSLWSGRSPSTSSSGAYAALAQTWVDNSQTGNSGQTFGAMAAITAGGANVTGSVVNSTQVKVSFNASSTGSYSVVVAAPKWTGGTATSTASSLIGSDTSTAASTLLATQSSWWNNYWANTGLIEANSSDGSAQYMENLRTLYLYDEAASMKSGAYPGSQAGVADMFAYDEDQQDWYPAGYWLWNLRGQIAANLSSGAFADNVPIFNMYLNDLPAIESWTSAQMGGKAGACVPETMRFNGNGYYNGGSNSSNASCATASSPSYNAEDITSGAELALWIWQQYLDTGSTSFLQTYYPILEQTATFLLAWQSVGSDGFLHATANAHETQWAVTDPTTDLVADQALFPAVVQAATILGTDSSLVSQLKTAENEIEPLPRVSTSNLSSLLNAQPTTASAVASLDASGNDAIGDSYQPSATLRNGENIGLEAVWPWGVIGDSTTVNGDNLTALANRTYNSKPNTDSNDWTFDAVDAARLDNGSAVSSNLVTETEKYQYYIDGLAAFSPSSTDEPYIEQSSTVATALDEALATDYDGTIRFAPAWPSGWDGSGTVYIRGGSKVDVQVESGTLATAAIQAGTTGTLSVRNPWSGSQAEVVNGSTGAVVVAATTAATLSVPVTAGSTYLVEQPGNLTTSLGFVQVTGTQATTYKKLGGIAQIGLPGNSGSAEAPYGGTAATVPGTVQAENYDTGGQGVAYSVSSVNGSANSYRSDGVDLEATSDTNGGDDLGWTSGGQWFKYTVKVATAGTYTLNLRLAAPNAVTDGLHISNSSGSNLSGNINVPSTGGYQTWTTVSANVTLPAGTQTLTLNEDNGGWNANYLTFASASGGVSLASTFNNVAITADNNTAAGNFDGGNASFSETALTNAGAGPGAQVASNGVTYTFPNVAAGANDNTVAEGQVVSVSGSAADLGFLVSASYGPATGTGTITYTDGSIQTYTITVPDWFATTAPTGGAVAINSTYQNRQGNTTYAHTADVFSVNVALTAGKTVASVALPAGSALAAGTPAIHVFGLALS, from the coding sequence GTGCTCACTCGAACCAGACCACGACACCCCGTGCTCGGCGCGGGGCTCGGTGTCGCGCTGATCGCGGCGCTAGCCGTCGCCGGAGGGACCGGGACGGCCGCGGCCGCCACTTTGACGACCGCTTGGCAGAACGGCGCGTTCTCGATGAACATCGGAGGTGTGGTCAGTCGCTCGGACGTGGTGCTCGGCGCGGCCAACACCGCCGCCAGCCAGTCCATGCCGCTGGGCAACGGCTCGCTGGGGGTGGCCGCCTGGGCCGCCAACGGCTTCACCGCCCAGCTCAACCGCAGCGACACCATGCCCAACCGGCTCTCGCCCGGGCAGCTGAACATTCCGGGGCTGTCCGCGATGACCTCGGCCTCGAACTTCACCGGCCATCTCGACGTGTACAACGGGGTGCTCGACGAGTCGGGCGGCGGGATGACCCTGCAGGCATGGGTTCCGGCCGGCAAGGACGAGCTCGTCGTCGAGGTGACCGGCGCCGCCGCGAACGCCGCGGAGAGCGCCACGCTCAGCCTGTGGAGCGGACGGTCGCCGTCCACCTCGAGCTCCGGCGCGTACGCCGCGCTGGCGCAGACCTGGGTGGACAACAGCCAGACCGGCAACTCGGGCCAGACCTTCGGCGCCATGGCCGCGATCACCGCGGGCGGCGCGAACGTGACCGGCTCGGTGGTCAACTCGACCCAGGTCAAGGTGTCCTTCAACGCCTCGTCGACCGGCTCGTACTCGGTCGTCGTGGCCGCGCCGAAGTGGACCGGTGGCACCGCCACCTCCACGGCCAGCTCGCTGATCGGCTCGGACACGAGCACGGCCGCCTCGACGCTGCTGGCCACGCAGTCGTCCTGGTGGAACAACTACTGGGCCAATACCGGGCTGATCGAGGCGAACTCCTCCGACGGCTCGGCGCAGTACATGGAGAACCTCAGGACCCTGTATCTGTACGACGAAGCGGCCTCGATGAAGTCCGGCGCGTACCCGGGCAGCCAGGCCGGCGTGGCGGACATGTTCGCCTACGACGAGGACCAGCAGGACTGGTACCCGGCCGGGTACTGGCTGTGGAACCTGCGCGGCCAGATCGCGGCGAACCTGAGCTCCGGCGCCTTCGCGGACAACGTCCCGATCTTCAACATGTATCTCAATGACCTGCCGGCGATCGAGTCGTGGACCAGCGCGCAGATGGGCGGCAAAGCAGGGGCCTGCGTGCCGGAGACGATGCGGTTCAACGGCAACGGGTACTACAACGGCGGAAGCAACAGCTCGAACGCCTCGTGCGCGACCGCGTCGAGCCCGTCGTACAACGCCGAGGACATCACCAGCGGCGCCGAGCTCGCGCTGTGGATCTGGCAGCAGTACCTCGACACCGGCAGCACCAGCTTCCTGCAGACCTACTACCCGATCCTCGAGCAGACCGCGACCTTCCTGCTCGCGTGGCAGAGCGTCGGCTCGGACGGATTCCTGCACGCCACCGCCAACGCGCACGAGACGCAGTGGGCGGTGACCGATCCGACCACGGACCTGGTCGCGGACCAGGCGCTGTTCCCGGCGGTGGTCCAGGCCGCGACGATCCTGGGCACCGACTCCTCGCTGGTCTCGCAGCTGAAGACGGCCGAGAACGAGATCGAGCCGCTGCCCCGGGTGAGCACCTCGAACCTGTCCTCGCTGCTCAACGCGCAGCCCACCACCGCCTCCGCGGTCGCCTCGCTCGACGCTTCGGGCAACGACGCGATCGGCGATTCGTACCAGCCCTCTGCGACTCTCCGCAACGGCGAGAACATCGGGCTGGAGGCGGTCTGGCCGTGGGGCGTGATCGGCGACAGCACCACCGTCAACGGTGACAACCTGACGGCGCTGGCCAACCGCACCTACAACTCCAAGCCGAACACCGACTCGAACGACTGGACCTTCGACGCCGTCGACGCCGCGCGCCTCGACAACGGCTCGGCGGTCTCCTCCAACCTCGTCACCGAGACCGAGAAGTACCAGTACTACATCGACGGACTGGCGGCCTTCAGCCCGAGCTCCACGGACGAGCCGTACATCGAGCAGTCCTCGACCGTGGCGACGGCCTTGGACGAGGCGCTGGCCACCGACTACGACGGCACCATCCGCTTCGCTCCGGCCTGGCCCTCGGGCTGGGACGGATCGGGCACCGTCTACATCCGCGGCGGCTCCAAGGTCGACGTGCAGGTGGAGAGCGGCACGCTGGCCACGGCGGCGATCCAGGCGGGCACGACCGGCACGCTGAGCGTGCGCAACCCGTGGTCCGGCTCGCAGGCCGAGGTGGTCAACGGATCGACCGGCGCCGTCGTCGTCGCCGCGACCACGGCCGCGACGCTGAGCGTCCCGGTCACGGCGGGCAGCACGTATCTGGTGGAGCAGCCGGGCAACCTCACCACCTCGCTCGGCTTCGTGCAGGTCACCGGAACCCAGGCGACCACCTACAAGAAGCTCGGCGGCATCGCCCAGATCGGGCTGCCGGGCAACAGCGGCTCGGCGGAGGCTCCCTACGGCGGCACCGCGGCGACCGTGCCCGGCACCGTGCAGGCCGAGAACTACGACACCGGCGGCCAGGGCGTGGCCTACAGCGTCAGCTCGGTGAACGGCAGCGCCAACAGCTACCGCTCGGACGGCGTCGATCTGGAGGCCACCAGCGACACCAACGGCGGCGACGACCTCGGCTGGACCTCCGGCGGCCAGTGGTTCAAGTACACCGTCAAGGTGGCCACCGCGGGCACGTACACGCTCAACCTGCGCCTGGCCGCGCCCAACGCCGTCACCGACGGCCTGCACATCTCCAACAGCTCCGGCAGCAACCTCAGCGGCAACATCAACGTGCCTTCCACCGGCGGATATCAGACTTGGACGACAGTGTCCGCGAATGTGACCCTGCCGGCCGGTACGCAGACGCTGACCCTCAACGAGGACAACGGCGGCTGGAACGCCAATTACCTGACGTTCGCGTCGGCCAGCGGCGGAGTCTCGCTCGCCAGCACCTTCAACAATGTGGCGATCACCGCGGACAACAACACCGCGGCCGGCAACTTCGACGGCGGCAACGCGAGTTTCTCCGAGACCGCGCTGACCAACGCCGGCGCGGGTCCGGGCGCGCAGGTCGCCTCGAACGGCGTGACGTACACGTTCCCCAATGTCGCGGCCGGTGCGAACGACAACACGGTGGCCGAGGGGCAGGTCGTCTCGGTGTCCGGCAGTGCCGCGGATCTCGGGTTCCTGGTGTCCGCGAGTTACGGGCCGGCCACCGGTACCGGAACGATCACCTATACCGATGGCAGCATCCAGACTTACACGATCACTGTGCCTGACTGGTTCGCCACGACCGCGCCGACCGGCGGCGCGGTCGCGATCAACTCCACCTATCAGAACAGGCAGGGCAACACGACCTACGCGCACACCGCCGACGTCTTCTCGGTGAACGTGGCACTCACCGCGGGCAAGACCGTGGCCTCGGTGGCCCTGCCGGCCGGATCCGCGCTGGCCGCGGGCACGCCGGCGATCCACGTCTTCGGCCTCGCGCTGAGCTGA
- a CDS encoding sugar ABC transporter substrate-binding protein gives MRARRQAALFAACISAATLAIGGCSSKAPGSSNATSAAGNSGPIKIGVSLTYNNTAFWAAYIQYEQQYASQDGVQLLGPELAQADASLQNQQIETLVNEGAKAIIVNPETATSLGPAISYAAAHNVQLVSVDTIVGTGHVYMVVRASNTLYGQDACAYISSKVKSGYVLDLEGDLTSSNGADRTNAFNDCMAANDPGVKLLKDPTVWTESTAVTDAQNALNAYGSQLKAIYSQWSSPDTGILPLLAKKGYGKVGDANHVIMVSDDGVAFEMCDIQQGTLDASQSQPADLYAKYALQYAIDAAKGVKLSAGQPGGGAPTLQNVTYNGDTNLADPIVAPFVTNDTLNLNLASPVDSLPGSLTTTAVSDSSLWGNVYGAAHGGVCSSGANS, from the coding sequence ATGCGAGCACGTCGGCAAGCCGCTCTCTTCGCAGCGTGCATATCCGCTGCCACCCTGGCAATCGGGGGCTGCTCCTCCAAGGCTCCTGGATCTTCGAACGCCACCTCCGCGGCCGGCAACAGCGGGCCGATCAAGATCGGCGTTTCGTTGACGTACAACAACACGGCTTTCTGGGCGGCGTACATCCAGTACGAGCAGCAGTACGCGAGTCAGGACGGGGTGCAGCTGCTCGGTCCGGAGCTGGCCCAGGCGGACGCGTCGTTGCAGAACCAGCAGATCGAGACATTGGTGAACGAGGGCGCGAAGGCGATCATCGTGAACCCGGAGACCGCGACGAGCCTCGGCCCGGCGATCTCTTATGCGGCGGCGCACAACGTGCAGCTGGTGTCGGTGGACACGATCGTGGGCACGGGCCACGTGTACATGGTGGTGCGGGCTTCGAACACGCTGTACGGCCAGGACGCCTGCGCGTACATCTCCTCGAAGGTCAAGTCAGGGTACGTGCTCGATCTTGAGGGCGATCTGACCTCCTCGAACGGCGCGGACCGCACCAATGCGTTCAATGACTGCATGGCGGCGAACGACCCCGGGGTCAAGCTGCTGAAGGACCCGACGGTGTGGACCGAGTCGACTGCGGTGACTGACGCGCAGAACGCGCTGAACGCGTACGGCAGCCAGCTGAAGGCGATCTACTCGCAGTGGTCGAGCCCTGACACGGGCATCCTGCCGTTGTTGGCGAAGAAGGGCTACGGCAAGGTCGGCGACGCGAACCACGTCATCATGGTCAGTGACGACGGTGTCGCCTTCGAGATGTGCGACATCCAGCAGGGCACCCTGGACGCTTCGCAGTCGCAGCCGGCGGACCTGTACGCGAAGTACGCGCTGCAGTACGCGATCGACGCCGCGAAGGGTGTGAAGCTCTCCGCCGGTCAGCCCGGTGGCGGCGCGCCGACGCTGCAGAACGTCACCTACAACGGCGACACGAACCTGGCCGACCCGATCGTGGCGCCATTCGTCACCAACGACACGCTGAACCTGAACCTCGCCTCCCCGGTGGACTCGCTGCCCGGCTCGCTGACCACGACCGCGGTGAGCGACTCGAGCCTGTGGGGCAACGTCTACGGCGCGGCACACGGCGGTGTGTGCTCGTCCGGCGCCAACTCATGA
- a CDS encoding sugar ABC transporter ATP-binding protein has protein sequence MTTELTPAVEARGIHKSYGSTRALRGVDLALAPGRCLGLVGRNGAGKSTMVSILSGLQRPDEGEVTFDGEAAPPAGAVHAWRRKLATVHQHSMIVPELTVAENVFLGRLPHQRGKVDWRAVKAEAAEVLGEWGSGVNPARACRDLSVEQRQIVELARAVASGTKVLLLDEPTAALERDAVLRLFTRVRQLVDSGVAVLYISHHLEEVFDICDEVAVLRDGELVLAAPTADLSTDGLVNAMVHGHVGGPTEAELAYQVSHTSVEDLPVHPETANEAAAGPVLELRSLTAKSEHGDLNGVSLTVAPGESVGVVGLISSGVVTLGRIAAGIDPGDGGGLLVDGAALAGGDRAAALDAGVGYIPEDRRAAGFVGGLSIAENMTMSITDRLSAGKFGVLRRRAVTEAAEPWAESLALVASSLGQHVSDLSGGNQQKVTVARALARDPKLVVAITPTRGVDVASKELLLRALRRAADAGAGLLLATDELDDLAYCDRVLVIARGRVVAEVPGGSRFDRTAMIATIEGVAGTSIASDAAGDGARPEEPGDA, from the coding sequence ATGACCACTGAGCTCACCCCGGCTGTTGAGGCGCGCGGGATCCACAAGAGCTACGGCTCGACCCGCGCGCTGCGCGGGGTGGATCTCGCGCTTGCCCCGGGCCGGTGCCTCGGGCTGGTCGGGCGCAACGGCGCCGGCAAGTCCACCATGGTCTCCATCCTCTCCGGCCTGCAGCGGCCGGATGAGGGGGAGGTCACCTTCGACGGCGAGGCCGCGCCCCCGGCGGGCGCGGTGCACGCCTGGCGGCGCAAGCTCGCCACGGTCCATCAGCACTCGATGATCGTGCCCGAACTCACCGTCGCCGAGAACGTCTTCTTGGGCCGTCTCCCGCACCAGCGCGGCAAAGTCGACTGGCGCGCGGTGAAGGCGGAGGCCGCGGAGGTGCTCGGTGAGTGGGGCAGCGGCGTGAACCCGGCCAGGGCCTGCCGCGACCTGTCCGTGGAACAGCGCCAGATCGTGGAGTTGGCGCGGGCGGTAGCGTCCGGCACCAAGGTGCTGCTGCTCGACGAGCCGACCGCGGCCCTGGAGCGCGACGCGGTGCTGCGGCTGTTCACGAGAGTCCGCCAGCTGGTGGACTCCGGCGTGGCAGTGCTCTACATCTCGCACCACCTCGAAGAAGTCTTCGACATCTGCGACGAGGTCGCCGTGCTGCGGGACGGCGAGCTCGTGCTCGCCGCCCCCACGGCCGATCTCAGCACTGATGGCCTGGTCAACGCGATGGTGCACGGCCACGTCGGCGGCCCCACTGAAGCCGAGCTCGCCTATCAGGTTTCGCATACGTCGGTGGAAGACCTGCCGGTGCACCCGGAGACGGCGAACGAGGCCGCGGCCGGCCCCGTACTCGAACTGCGCTCGCTCACTGCCAAATCAGAGCACGGCGATCTCAACGGCGTATCGCTCACGGTCGCGCCGGGTGAGAGCGTCGGCGTGGTCGGCCTGATCAGTTCCGGCGTGGTCACCCTCGGACGGATAGCGGCCGGGATCGACCCCGGAGACGGCGGCGGCCTGCTCGTCGACGGCGCCGCGCTGGCCGGTGGTGACCGCGCTGCCGCGCTCGACGCCGGTGTCGGCTACATCCCCGAGGATCGACGCGCCGCCGGATTCGTCGGCGGCCTGTCGATAGCCGAGAACATGACCATGTCGATCACCGACCGGCTCTCCGCCGGGAAGTTCGGCGTGCTCCGACGGCGCGCGGTGACCGAGGCGGCGGAGCCATGGGCGGAATCGCTTGCCCTGGTCGCTTCCTCGCTCGGTCAGCATGTGTCCGATCTGTCCGGCGGGAACCAGCAGAAGGTGACCGTGGCCAGGGCGCTCGCCCGGGACCCGAAGCTGGTGGTCGCGATCACCCCGACGCGGGGTGTGGACGTGGCCTCGAAGGAGTTGCTGCTGCGGGCTTTGCGCCGGGCGGCGGACGCCGGGGCCGGGCTGTTGCTGGCCACCGACGAATTGGACGACCTCGCGTACTGCGACCGCGTTTTGGTGATCGCGCGCGGGCGGGTCGTGGCCGAGGTACCCGGCGGCAGCCGATTCGACCGCACCGCGATGATCGCCACGATCGAGGGCGTCGCCGGCACCTCGATCGCCTCCGATGCCGCCGGCGACGGTGCGCGGCCAGAAGAACCAGGAGATGCTTAA